Proteins from a genomic interval of Zingiber officinale cultivar Zhangliang chromosome 2A, Zo_v1.1, whole genome shotgun sequence:
- the LOC122041750 gene encoding meiotic recombination protein DMC1 homolog: MIEEHGQLQLVDREDEDEEELFESIDKLISQGINAGDIKKLQDSGIYTCNGLMMHTKKNLTGIKGLSEAKVDKICEAAEKLVNMGYVTGSDLLLRRKAVIRITTGSQALDELLGGGIETLSITEAFGEFRSGKTQLAHTLCVSTQLPIHMHGGNGKVAYIDTEGTFRPDRIVPIAERFGMDAGAVLDNIIYARAYTYEHQYNLLLGLAAKMSEEPFRLLIVDSVIALFRVDFSGRGELAERQQKLAQMLSRLIKIAEEFNVAVFITNQVIADPGGGMFISDPKKPAGGHVLAHAVTIRLMLRKGKGEQRVCKMFDAPNLPEAEAVFQITPGGIADAKD; this comes from the exons ATGATCGAGGAGCACGGCCAACTGCAGCTGGTGGACcgggaagatgaagatgaagaagagctCTTCGAGTCGATCGACAAAT TGATTTCGCAAGGGATTAACGCGGGCGACATTAAGAAGCTCCAGGATTCAGGGATCTACACTTGCAATGGTCTAATGATGCACACGAAAAAG AACTTAACGGGGATCAAGGGACTATCCGAAGCCAAGGTGGATAAGATCTGCGAGGCTGCTGAGAAGCTCGTG AACATGGGTTACGTAACCGGAAGCGATCTGCTTCTCAGG AGAAAGGCGGTGATTCGAATTACCACGGGGAGCCAAGCTTTGGATGAACTCCTTGGCG GTGGAATCGAGACCCTCTCAATCACTGAGGCATTTGGAGAATTCCG ATCAGGGAAGACGCAATTGGCGCACACGCTCTGCGTATCGACGCAG CTACCGATCCACATGCACGGAGGCAACGGGAAGGTCGCGTATATCGACACCGAGGGAACTTT CCGTCCAGATCGGATCGTGCCGATTGCAGAGAGGTTTGGGATGGACGCTGGGGCCGTTCTTGATAAC ATCATATACGCGCGTGCCTATACTTACGAGCACCAGTACAATTTGCTCCTCGGCCTCGCCGCCAAGATGTCCGAAGAGCCCTTCAGGCTTCTG ATTGTGGATTCCGTGATCGCATTGTTCCGGGTCGACTTCTCTGGACGCGGCGAGCTTGCCGAGCGCCAG CAAAAATTGGCGCAAATGCTCTCCCGCCTGATTAAGATTGCCGAGGAGTTCAATGTGGCAGTCTTCATAACCAACCAAG TAATTGCTGATCCTGGAGGAGGTATGTTCATATCGGATCCTAAGAAGCCAGCGGGAGGTCATGTGCTTGCCCACGCCGTCACCATCCGACTCATGCTGAGGAAAGGCAAAGGCGAGCAGCGCGTCTGCAAGATGTTTGACGCTCCCAATCTTCCAGAGGCTGAAGCC GTTTTCCAGATAACTCCAGGAGGCATTGCGGACGCTAAGGATTGA